CGAGTGAGTCCGTGTCGATGGCAAAGTTGTGGTTCTGGCTGGTAATCTCGACACGTTTCGTTTTGATATCCATGACGGGATGATTGCAGCCGTGATGTCCGAATTTGAGTCTGAATCGGTCTCCCCCCAAAGCAAGGCCGATAATCTGGTGCCCGAGACATATTCCCATAACGGGAACCTTGCCGATCAACTCACGGGTGGTTTCGATCGCGTAGGAAACGGCGAGGGGGTCGGCCGGACCGTTCGAGAGAAAAACGCCGTCCGGTTTTTTTGCGAGCACCTCGGCCGCCGTCGTTTTCGCCGGGACGACGGTGATTTTCATCCCCTGTTTCCGCATGTTCCGAAGGATATTCCATTTGATACCGAAATCAAAGGCGACGATATGCATATCCGTGGGCGGAAGGTTTTCGGCTATTCCCCAGCTGCGCGTATAGATACAGTTTTCATCCCATGTATACGGCCGGGTGCAGGAGACCTTTATCGCGTAATCCTGATTGTCGAGTCCTTCCCACGCGCGGGCCCGTGAAACCCCTTCTTTTTCATCGACCGTACCCGTTACGGAAATATAGCCTTTCTGCGTCCCGTTATCGCGAAGCAGGGCGGTCAACGTACGGGTATCGATCCCGGCAATACCGGGGATTCCCTCTTTTTCAAGACCCCGCTCGAGTGAATCCGACGCTCTCCAGTTGCTTGTTTCGTTAAGATTATGGACGATGAAACCATGCGCATAGAATCTGCCGGACTCCATGTCGTCGCGGTTGACCCCCGTATTGCCGATTTCCGGGTACGTCATCGTGACAATCTGTCCGTGATAGGAAGGAT
The Spirochaetales bacterium genome window above contains:
- the carA gene encoding glutamine-hydrolyzing carbamoyl-phosphate synthase small subunit, translated to MSEKWNWKKQREKRAFLALENGMVMHGYSIGAEVDTPGEVVFNTGMTGYQEILSDPSYHGQIVTMTYPEIGNTGVNRDDMESGRFYAHGFIVHNLNETSNWRASDSLERGLEKEGIPGIAGIDTRTLTALLRDNGTQKGYISVTGTVDEKEGVSRARAWEGLDNQDYAIKVSCTRPYTWDENCIYTRSWGIAENLPPTDMHIVAFDFGIKWNILRNMRKQGMKITVVPAKTTAAEVLAKKPDGVFLSNGPADPLAVSYAIETTRELIGKVPVMGICLGHQIIGLALGGDRFRLKFGHHGCNHPVMDIKTKRVEITSQNHNFAIDTDSLDPKLIEVTHINLNDRTLEGFEHTKEPVIAIQYHPEAGPGPHDPSYLFTLFRELVHRA